One part of the Marinobacterium rhizophilum genome encodes these proteins:
- a CDS encoding TAXI family TRAP transporter solute-binding subunit codes for MYKKALSIAVAIGLATACLTGTAQAETRLAFGATNAQSAHYAYFASLVKIVNNTYPDYRASVVETGATVDNLKRMSRNQIDLGLVTTSTLYHAYNGIKSFENRAVQSKLLWAYSLAPQNAVVRRDSGVTSLDQLDDKPFGPGQRGSSTEATSLEVIKLLGVEPDWKRGSNGELAAAIKDNRAIGFIKSAVGTRFDALTTDIATFTPVQVLGLSDAQKQLISTELPELSIVDMPGGEMENSGPYSTWGFMIGVAASPELDEETAYNIVKAVMEDNVEQAAAYPSVKDKNLADLTLKYATSPLHPGAIRYFEEIGLEVPERLR; via the coding sequence ATGTACAAGAAAGCATTATCGATCGCTGTAGCCATTGGCCTAGCTACTGCATGCCTGACAGGAACAGCTCAAGCCGAAACGCGCCTAGCATTTGGTGCGACCAACGCACAGTCGGCCCACTACGCCTACTTTGCTTCATTGGTAAAGATCGTTAATAACACTTACCCCGACTACCGTGCTTCCGTTGTGGAAACTGGCGCAACCGTTGATAACCTCAAACGCATGTCGCGCAACCAGATTGACCTCGGCCTAGTAACAACCAGCACCTTGTACCACGCCTATAACGGCATCAAGTCCTTTGAAAACCGCGCGGTTCAATCCAAACTTCTCTGGGCTTACAGCCTGGCCCCCCAAAACGCCGTCGTTCGACGCGATAGCGGCGTAACCAGCCTCGACCAACTCGACGACAAACCCTTTGGACCGGGCCAGCGCGGCTCCTCCACCGAAGCCACCTCATTAGAGGTTATCAAGCTGCTTGGAGTTGAACCGGACTGGAAACGCGGCTCCAACGGCGAACTGGCAGCGGCAATCAAAGACAACCGCGCTATCGGCTTTATCAAATCCGCTGTCGGCACCCGTTTCGATGCACTGACAACTGACATCGCTACGTTTACTCCGGTACAGGTACTGGGACTCTCCGATGCACAAAAGCAGTTAATCAGCACCGAACTGCCGGAGCTGTCGATCGTCGACATGCCCGGTGGCGAAATGGAAAACAGCGGCCCCTACTCAACCTGGGGCTTCATGATTGGTGTAGCCGCCTCTCCCGAATTGGACGAGGAAACCGCTTACAACATCGTCAAAGCGGTTATGGAAGACAACGTTGAACAGGCAGCAGCCTATCCTAGCGTCAAGGATAAGAACCTTGCCGATCTGACCCTCAAGTACGCGACATCTCCACTGCACCCGGGCGCTATTCGCTACTTCGAAGAAATTGGACTCGAGGTACCGGAACGGCTGCGCTGA
- a CDS encoding TRAP transporter permease: MSDQNNQVSQDGKDEPFLSRMRLIAAAAVAVTIGLFVFYTSFLGSFETLMQRSLFVAMVTTLGLLLYPLGHKKKWRPLGMLFDTAAGVLVLAATTYIVVNYEFIMDSQPFAENIDIYLGIGTLLVVLELARRTTSPLFPLLVGSALVYAYFGDLIPGTFGHRGFDIDYLAEIIFLSDRGLWGMLVGIASTTLAAFVLFGSLLLHTGAGQTFFDLSARAGGRSPGGAAKIATVASGLFGTISGSSVANVATTGNFTIPLMKRLKYPAAFAGGVEAIASTGGQLAPPIMGTAAFVMAELIGENYWVIAFSALIPALLLYIGIFTTVHLIAKRRNLGSVSNDDLPDWRSALNWRRLSPIICAALGLAVGIVQGYSIGLTACFGMIGIILAYVISSRTEGVTWRVIGKALLRALEDGGRGVLIVGILLVAAQVFVAMINLTGVGVAITSAILELGQGNTWLIAIIMAIVCLIAGMGLPTSAAYVLVAAVFAPALIQQGLDPLAVHLFVLYYAALSVVTPPVCVAVFVAAMISGERWGRVAAYTLRLGGAAYVIPMLLLVYPGLLGNGGALSIVLGIASGLGFTFSAASFFSAQPMLGRDNVSWCLWLIPAALAIYPSWFTTIAALLILLGAYKWVLPASEEPKTAPSST; the protein is encoded by the coding sequence ATGTCCGATCAAAATAACCAGGTTAGTCAGGACGGTAAGGACGAGCCGTTTCTTTCCCGCATGCGCTTGATTGCCGCCGCAGCCGTGGCCGTCACGATCGGCCTTTTTGTGTTTTACACTTCATTTTTAGGCTCTTTCGAAACCCTGATGCAACGCTCGCTGTTCGTTGCCATGGTCACTACCTTGGGACTCCTGCTCTACCCCCTAGGTCACAAGAAAAAATGGCGCCCGCTGGGCATGCTATTCGACACCGCCGCCGGCGTGCTGGTCTTAGCTGCGACGACTTATATCGTCGTGAATTACGAGTTCATCATGGACAGTCAGCCCTTCGCCGAGAACATCGATATCTACCTTGGCATCGGAACGCTACTGGTCGTACTTGAACTGGCACGGCGCACCACCAGCCCACTGTTTCCACTGCTGGTTGGCTCCGCGCTCGTCTACGCTTATTTCGGTGATCTGATACCCGGCACCTTCGGCCATCGTGGCTTCGACATAGACTACCTCGCCGAAATCATATTCCTATCTGACCGCGGCCTCTGGGGCATGCTGGTCGGCATCGCATCCACCACCCTGGCTGCATTCGTGCTCTTCGGCAGTCTGCTGCTGCATACCGGAGCCGGTCAAACCTTCTTCGACCTGTCCGCCCGCGCAGGTGGACGCTCCCCCGGCGGCGCCGCCAAGATTGCCACCGTGGCGTCAGGCCTTTTCGGCACCATCAGCGGAAGCTCAGTCGCCAACGTGGCAACAACGGGCAACTTCACTATCCCCCTGATGAAACGCCTGAAATATCCAGCAGCCTTCGCTGGCGGCGTTGAAGCCATCGCTTCCACAGGTGGCCAGCTGGCACCGCCCATTATGGGCACCGCAGCCTTTGTTATGGCTGAGCTCATCGGCGAGAACTACTGGGTAATAGCCTTCTCTGCGCTGATACCGGCGCTGCTGCTGTACATCGGCATTTTCACCACCGTTCACCTGATCGCCAAACGCCGTAATCTCGGCAGCGTCTCCAACGATGACCTGCCAGACTGGCGCTCAGCACTGAACTGGCGTCGCCTGTCCCCAATCATCTGCGCAGCCTTGGGGCTGGCCGTGGGCATTGTGCAAGGTTACTCCATCGGCCTTACCGCATGTTTTGGCATGATTGGCATCATCTTGGCCTATGTCATATCCAGCCGTACCGAAGGTGTTACCTGGCGGGTGATCGGCAAGGCACTTCTCCGCGCGCTGGAAGACGGCGGACGCGGCGTACTGATCGTCGGCATCCTACTGGTCGCCGCTCAAGTCTTTGTTGCTATGATCAACCTGACCGGCGTCGGCGTTGCAATTACCAGCGCAATCCTGGAGCTGGGACAAGGCAATACTTGGCTCATCGCGATTATCATGGCAATCGTCTGCCTTATCGCCGGCATGGGACTGCCAACCTCAGCCGCCTATGTGCTGGTCGCGGCGGTGTTTGCACCCGCATTGATTCAACAGGGTCTGGATCCACTGGCAGTGCATTTATTCGTTCTGTATTACGCAGCACTATCGGTTGTCACACCACCGGTTTGCGTTGCGGTATTCGTGGCCGCGATGATTAGCGGCGAGCGCTGGGGCCGGGTAGCGGCCTACACGCTACGATTGGGCGGTGCAGCCTATGTGATCCCCATGCTGTTGCTGGTATACCCCGGCTTGCTGGGTAATGGTGGTGCTCTGTCTATCGTCCTGGGTATAGCTTCGGGCCTTGGCTTTACCTTTAGCGCGGCCTCGTTCTTCTCTGCCCAACCGATGCTGGGACGCGATAACGTTTCCTGGTGCCTGTGGCTGATACCTGCGGCGCTGGCAATCTACCCAAGCTGGTTCACTACGATCGCGGCCCTGCTGATCCTGCTCGGAGCCTACAAATGGGTGTTGCCCGCATCTGAAGAACCAAAGACAGCACCAAGCTCCACCTGA